One Camelus ferus isolate YT-003-E chromosome 27, BCGSAC_Cfer_1.0, whole genome shotgun sequence DNA window includes the following coding sequences:
- the MKRN3 gene encoding probable E3 ubiquitin-protein ligase makorin-3: MEEPAAPSEPSEAAGAPRGAEAAGEGVSMPTRPVRPASRQTWPHSPAPFRPSRPTSAQALGGGAVPRWLPGRDSGSWTRQVVCRYYLHGLCKKGDNCQYSHDTSGRQEAREGHGGEPDTSAGEGTSMAAHMEPLPQEVAEAPPAASSSSLPLIGSAPERDFFEAEADNAGLEAAGGSDAEGWEGAVEFVPGQPYRGRSIPSVSGAPLQSLVTEREQFAEGLVEELCPDAIMGQCFRGENCMYLHGDMCELCGLQVLHPVDDAQRAEHITACIEAHERDMELSFAVQRSADKVCGICMEVVYEKANPNDCRFGILSSCNHTFCLKCIRRWRSARHFGLRVVKSCPQCRVVSTFVIPSEFWVEEEREKRRLIQQYTEALSDKTCRYFARGRVCPFEETCFYRHELPEDQGEEPQEQGAEASGSGHGLFLEPPQVGEGSMPFKSTKKELVMLWLANPLCKCFLSRGAYELPFSEDQWDLLHCELEEHFNLNLWHYAVACCLVC; this comes from the coding sequence ATGGAAGAGCCTGCAGCTCCCTCTGAGCCCTCGGAGGCAGCTGGGGCCCCTAGGGGTGCCgaggcagcaggggagggtgTCTCCATGCCCACCCGCCCCGTGCGCCCGGCCTCTCGGCAAACTTGGCCTCATAGCCCAGCCCCCTTCCGCCCGTCACGTCCGACGTCCGCCCAGGCCTTAGGGGGCGGGGCCGTGCCCAGATGGCTGCCTGGCCGGGACAGCGGCAGCTGGACAAGGCAAGTTGTCTGCAGGTATTATTTGCATGGTCTATGCAAGAAGGGGGATAATTGTCAATACTCCCATGATACCTCAGGCCggcaggaggccagggagggccaCGGCGGTGAGCCTGACACCTCTGCAGGTGAAGGCACAAGTATGGCTGCGCACATGGAGCCCCTGCCTCAGGAAGTGGCGGAAGCCCCACCTGCTGCTTCCTCAAGCTCCTTGCCTCTGATTGGCTCGGCTCCTGAAAGGGATTTCTTTGAAGCCGAGGCAGACAATGCAGGCCTAGAAGCTGCCGGAGGATCAGATGCAGAAGGCTGGGAGGGTGCTGTTGAGTTTGTTCCCGGGCAACCTTATCGGGGCCGCAGCATTCCTTCTGTCTCTGGCGCTCCTCTACAGAGCTTAGTGACTGAGAGGGAGCAGTTTGCTGAGGGCCTGGTGGAGGAGCTTTGCCCCGACGCTATCATGGGTCAGTGCTTTCGTGGGGAGAACTGTATGTACCTCCATGGAGACATGTGCGAATTGTGTGGGCTGCAGGTCTTGCACCCCGTGGATGATGCCCAGAGGGCAGAGCATATAACGGCCTGCATTGAAGCACACGAGAGGGATATGGAACTCTCATTTGCGGTGCAACGCAGTGCGGACAAAGTGTGTGGCATCTGCATGGAGGTTGTCTATGAGAAAGCCAACCCCAATGATTGCCGCTTTGGCATCCTGTCCAGCTGCAACCACACCTTCTGTCTCAAGTGTATCCGCAGGTGGAGGAGTGCCAGACATTTTGGGCTCAGGGTCGTCAAGTCCTGCCCGCAGTGCAGGGTCGTCTCCACCTTTGTCATTCCCAGTGAGttctgggtggaggaggagagagagaagcggAGACTTATTCAGCAGTACACGGAGGCACTGAGCGACAAGACCTGCAGGTATTTTGCTCGAGGCAGGGTCTGCCCATTTGAAGAGACCTGTTTTTACAGGCATGAGTTGCCTGAGGACCAGGGAGAGGAGCCTCAAGAGCAGGGTGCTGAGGCATCTGGCAGTGGCCACGGTCTATTTTTGGAGCCTCCgcaggtgggagagggcagcATGCCCTTTAAAAGCACTAAAAAAGAGCTTGTCATGCTTTGGCTGGCCAATCCGTTGTGTAAGTGTTTTCTTTCACGGGGCGCTTATGAACTCCCCTTCTCAGAGGACCAGTGGGACTTGCTTCATTGTGAGCTGGAAGAACATTTCAATTTGAATCTGTGGCATTATGCTGTGGCATGTTGTCTGGTGTGCTGA